From a region of the Sminthopsis crassicaudata isolate SCR6 chromosome 6, ASM4859323v1, whole genome shotgun sequence genome:
- the LOC141546880 gene encoding olfactory receptor 5W2-like, producing MMERNYSNPSEFIFLGITSDPELKVMFFVLCLITYLVIVLANLGMIILIRIDPQLHLPMYFFFSHMSFCDLCYSSAIGPKMLVDFFAKDKSIPFTGCALQLFFFSLFGDSDCLLLAVMAFDRYMAISNPLLYTVNMSSRVCYLLIAGVYMVGFIDTLIDTILMFTLSFCRSNKINHFFCDIPPLLSLSCSDTYINELMLFIIFGFIESVTISGVLISYCYIFLSVFKIHSTKGRGKAFSTCSSHLTVFTIFQGTVLFMYFRPSSTRSLDQDKMTSLFYTLVIPMLNPLIYSFRNKDVKEALGRLRNKLGF from the coding sequence ATGATGGAAAGGAATTACTCCAACCCAAGTGAATTCATATTCTTAGGAATCACTAGTGATCCAGAGCTAAAAGTTATGTTTTTTGTACTCTGTCTTATCACATATTTGGTTATTGTTTTAGCAAATCTTGGGATGATCATCTTAATCAGGATAGACCCCCAACTGCATTTGCCTATGTACTTCTTCTTTAGTCACATGTCCTTCTGTGACCTCTGCTACTCCTCAGCCATTGGCCCCAAGATGCTGGTGGACTTCTTTGCCAAAGACAAATCCATTCCCTTCACTGGTTGTGCTTtgcaactatttttcttttctttgtttggagATTCCGATTGCTTGCTATTAGCAGTAATGGCCTTTGATCGCTACATGGCCATAAGCAACCCTCTCCTTTATACAGTAAATATGTCTAGTCGGGTATGTTACTTATTAATTGCTGGTGTCTACATGGTGGGGTTTATAGATACTCTGATCGATACTATCTTAATGTTCACACTGAGTTTCTGTAGGTCCAATAAGATTAACCATTTCTTCTGTGATATCCCTCCCCTTTTATCTCTCTCTTGTTCTGATACTTATATCAATGAGCTGATGCTCTTCATCATATTTGGCTTCATTGAATCAGTCACCATTTCAGGAGTCCTCATCTCATACTGTTACATATTTTTGTCTGTGTTTAAGATCCACTCAACTAAAGGCAGAGGTAAAGCCTTTTCTACTTGCAGCTCTCACTTAACTGTTTTTACTATTTTCCAGGGTACTGTCCTTTTTATGTACTTCAGACCAAGTTCTACACGTTCACTAGACCAAGACAAAATGACCTCCTTGTTTTATACCCTTGTCATTCCCATGTTAAATCCCTTGATCTACAGTTTTAGAAACAAAGATGTGAAGGAGGCTCTGGGAAGGCTGAGAAACAAACTGGGTTTTTAA
- the LOC141546787 gene encoding olfactory receptor 5W2-like, with protein sequence MMERNYSNPNEFILVGIASDPELKVMFFVLFLIVYLVILIANLGMIILIRIDTHLHLPMYFFLSHMSFCDLCYSSAIGPKMLVDIFAKHKSISFTGCALQLYFFTTFGDSACVLLAVMAFDRYMAISNPLLYTVKMSKRVCYLLISGVYMVGMMDALMFTTLTFTLSFCRSNEINHFFCDIPPLLSLSCSDTHINELMLFIISGVIETITIPGVLISYCYIFLSVLKIHSTEGRVKAFSTCTSHLTVFTIFQGTLLFMYFRPSSTYSLDQDKMTSLFYTLVIPMLNPLIYSLRNKDVKKALGNLRKKLSF encoded by the coding sequence ATGATGGAGAGGAATTACTCCAACCCAAATGAATTTATCCTCGTGGGAATTGCCAGTGATCCGGAGCTTAAAGTTATGTTTTTTGTCCTCTTTCTCATCGTTTATTTGGTTATTCTTATAGCAAATCTTGGGATGATCATCTTAATCAGGATAGATACCCACCTGCACTTGCCCATGTACTTCTTCCTAAGCCACATGTCCTTCTGTGACCTCTGCTACTCCTCAGCCATTGGCCCCAAGATGCTAGTGGACATCTTTGCCAAACACAAATCCATTTCCTTCACTGGTTGTGCTCTGCAACTCTATTTCTTCACTACCTTTGGAGATTCTGCTTGTGTGCTATTAGCAGTAATGGCCTTTGATCGCTACATGGCCATAAGCAACCCTCTGCTTTATACAGTAAAAATGTCTAAACGGGTTTGCTACTTATTGATTTCTGGTGTCTACATGGTGGGGATGATGGATGCTCTGATGTTTACTACTTTAACCTTCACACTGAGTTTCTGCAGGTCTAATGAAATTAACCATTTCTTCTGTGATATCCCTCCTCTTTTATCACTCTCTTGTTCTGATACCCATATCAATGAGCTGATGCTCTTCATCATTTCTGGAGTCATTGAAACGATCACCATTCCAGGAGTCCTCATCTCTTACTGTTACATATTTTTGTCTGTGTTGAAAATCCACTCAACTGAAGGCAGAGTCAAAGCCTTTTCTACCTGTACCTCTCACTTAACTGTTTTTACTATCTTCCAAGGTACTCTCCTTTTTATGTATTTCAGACCAAGTTCTACCTATTCACTAGACCAAGACAAAATGACTTCTTTGTTTTATACCCTTGTCATTCCCATGTTAAATCCCTTGATCTACAGTTTGAGAAATAAAGATGTGAAGAAGGCTCTgggaaatttgagaaaaaaactaaGTTTTTAA